In the Malaya genurostris strain Urasoe2022 chromosome 1, Malgen_1.1, whole genome shotgun sequence genome, one interval contains:
- the LOC131440644 gene encoding cap-specific mRNA (nucleoside-2'-O-)-methyltransferase 1: MDINNMNSTKLYCSESDNCESDMASNLESCSNKCEKTLKRVAVFEEKFSSKMIRSQQCVFAADSVKSSKSIVYSEQSMRMMDKMKYDKSRGLGRSGQGRTDIVQIVAQKGRRGLGLKLDELDTAASSWDVSLERIDIPEEIHWLENKNQDVDDWNIDLLKSWIKLGKRNLNISGEDQFCQKNVLNKILECKTAFDKLDAKEMRKARAKSNPFEAIKSNIFMNRAAVKMANLDSMFEYMFTNPVDESGNSLVGSKDLLYFADVCAGPGGFSEYFLWRKKWEAKGFGFTLRGENDFKLHDFIAGTPETFDTYYGPKNNGDIFDLTNIDGFTKYIMNQTEFGVHVMMADGGFSVEGNENAQEILSKQLYLCEILVALNIVRTSGHFVVKLFDLFTPFSVGLIYLAYKSFKKICICKPNTSRPANSERYLVCKWKKARTDIIAQHLYEVNKLLMNQNEETDVIELVPFSMMKEDNDFFQYVYNSNNELGQKQIVGLLKIAAFSANEELVENKQNDIKIRCLQLWNLEDNLRKVLPKPSNEHIVNNLLKEWVNEKLFLSAPEEQLNSSKLEQLFPSVHGWYFVPLDNTENTSKNFRTLFIGKGGKEVLQYNSIKHVWSLVKDVYLELPSKTLLYGEIVKELQGEGRSQISINTFHIIDGIILGGKDIRKWPLRERLKICAKFAMALSKPLKTVKNMDSTHTVTMPIRSKKLFALSDLELFFNQLVSYKLKGGEIRLGYHLRNSNEPARFYVPRALLFLNEIRDDFLKVYSKSQSKFYYYCKKRQISLFPEQMKCTDETIASFKNTYIHRIIWKWQHTHQVLHEDDMEKISKDPNMIYRMDINHYLAYNKHT, encoded by the exons ATGGATATTAATAACATGAACTCTACAAAACTCTATTGTTCAGAATCTGATAACTGTGAATCAGATATGGCTTCTAATCTTGAATCGTGCAGCAATAAGTGCGAAAAAACATTGAAGCGGGTAGCTGTTTTCGAGGAAAAGTTTTCATCAAAAATGATTCGATCACAACAATGCGTGTTCGCAGCAGACTCTGTAAAGAGTAGTAAATCTATAGTTTATTCTGAGCAATCGATGAGAATGATGGACAAGATGAAATACGACAAAAGCAGAGGTCTTGGGAGAAGTGGACAAGGTCGTACCGATATTGTACAAATTGTTGCTCAAAAGGGACGTCGAGGACTTG GACTGAAATTGGATGAACTGGATACAGCAGCTTCAAGTTGGGATGTGTCATTAGAGCGCATAGATATTCCAGAAGAGATACATTGGTTGGAAAATAAAAATCAGGATGTAGACGATTGGAACATAGATTTACTGAAATCTTGGATCAAACTTGGGAAGAGAAATTTAAATATCTCAGGGGAAGACCAGTTCTGCCAGAAGAATGTACTTAACAAAATTTTAGAATGCAAAACAGCCTTCGATAAATTGGATGCAAAGGAAATGCGGAAAGCAAGAGCTAAATCGAACCCATTTGAAGCAATCAAATCTAATATATTCATGAACAGAGCAGCAGTGAAGATGGCTAACTTGGATTCCATGTTTGAGTACATGTTCACCAATCCTGTAGACGAATCTGGCAATTCTTTGGTAGGAAGTAAAGATCTATTGTACTTCGCAGATGTTTGTGCGGGCCCGGGAGGGTTTTCAGAATACTTCTTGTGGCGAAAAAAATGGGAAGCTAAAGGTTTCGGGTTTACCTTGCGTGGTGAAAATGACTTCAAATTGCACGATTTTATAGCAGGGACACCAGAAACATTTGACACATATTATGGCCCCAAAAATAATGGTGATATTTTTGATCTCACCAACATAGATGGATTCACGAAATATATAATGAATCAAACGGAGTTTGGAGTCCATGTTATGATGGCCGATGGAGGCTTTTCTGTCGAGGGAAACGAAAACGCGCaagaaattttatcaaaacagTTGTATCTCTGTGAAATATTAGTAGCATTGAATATTGTAAGAACTAGCGGCCATTTCGTAGTTAAGCTATTCGACTTATTTACGCCGTTTAGTGTAGGGCTTATATATTTGGcatataaaagtttcaaaaaaatatgcatATGTAAGCCAAACACCAGCAGACCAGCAAATTCTGAACGTTACTTAGTATGCAAATGGAAAAAAGCAAGAACGGACATAATAGCACAACACCTTTACGAAGTGAATAAACTATTGATGAATCAAAATGAGGAAACAGATGTTATAGAACTTGTACCATTTTCGATGATGAAAGAAGATAACGActtttttcaatatgtttacaACAGTAATAATGAATTAGGACAAAAACAGATCGTTGGGTTACTTAAAATTGCAGCATTTAGTGCCAATGAAGAACTGgtggaaaataaacaaaacgacATCAAGATCAGATGCTTGCAATTATGGAATTTAGAAGATAACTTGCGTAAAGTTTTACCAAAGCCAAGTAATGAGCATATCGTTAATAATTTATTAAAAGAATGGGTAAATGAAAAGTTGTTTCTTTCGGCACCGGAAGAGCAATTAAATAGCTCGAAACTGGAACAACTTTTTCCTTCAGTACATGGATGGTATTTCGTACCTTTAGACAACACTGAAAACACTAGTAAAAACTTTCGTACACTTTTCATAGGAAAAGGTGGAAAGGAAGTATTACAATATAACTCGATAAAACATGTATGGAGTTTAGTTAAAGATGTATATTTGGAACTACCTTCAAAAACCTTGCTGTACGGTGAAATCGTAAAGGAATTACAGGGCGAAGGAAGATCTCagatttccataaatacgtttcatATTATTGATGGTATTATTCTTGGCGGTAAAGATATTCGCAAGTGGCCGCTTAGAGAGAGGTTAAAAATTTGCGCAAAATTTGCTATGGCTTTAAGTAAACCTCTTAAGACAGTTAAAAATATGGATTCTACTCACACTGTTACTATGCCCATAAGAAGCAAGAAACTTTTCGCCCTTAGCGATTTAGAATTATTTTTCAATCAGCTTGTGAGCTACAAACTTAAAGGAGGGGAAATTCGTTTAGGTTACCATCTACGTAACAGTAATGAACCAGCTAGATTCTATGTTCCTCGGGCCTTATTATTCCTTAATGAGATTCGTGACGATTTTCTCAAGGTTTATTCCAAAAGCCAAAGCAAGTTTTATTACTATTGTAAGAAAAGACAAATATCGCTTTTTCCGGAACAaatgaagtgtacggatgaaacAATAGCTTCTTTCAAAAATACGTATATTCAtcgtatcatatggaagtggcAA
- the LOC131426508 gene encoding uncharacterized protein LOC131426508, whose protein sequence is MSSMPLVNQIEPFIPGTIPFAQFLEQLDWVFAHHKVTSPEEQKVSFLATCSREVYSELKLLFPGKDLKTVSFKEITDALKKRYDKTESDLIQRYKFYQRVQGPNESAEDFILAVKLQAEMCDFGEFKDMAIRDKLVCGIINKELQQRLFDEEDLTLAKAEKLIVNRELAGARAKLISGD, encoded by the coding sequence ATGTCAAGTATGCCGTTGGTGAATCAAATAGAACCGTTTATTCCCGGCACGATCCCGTTCGcgcagtttttggagcagttagATTGGGTGTTTGCGCATCATAAAGTGACAAGTCCGGAGGAGCAAAAAGTGTCGTTTTTGGCTACTTGTAGTAGAGAAGTTTATAGTGAGTTGAAGCTTCTTTTTCCCGGAAAGGATTTAAAAACCGTATCGTTTAAAGAGATTACGGATGCTCTGAAGAAGCGATACGACAAGACGGAAAGCGATTTGATCCAGCGGTACAAGTTTTACCAACGTGTCCAAGGTCCGAATGAAAGTGCAGAGGATTTTATTCTTGCTGTCAAGCTCCAGGCAGAAATGTGTGATTTCGGAGAGTTTAAGGACATGGCGATCCGTGATAAACTGGTTTGTGGTATCATCAACAAGGAATTGCAGCAGCGTTTGTTTGATGAGGAGGATTTAACTCTGGCCAAAGCGGAGAAGCTCATTGTGAACAGAGAGTTAGCAGGAGCAAGAGCTAAGTTGATCTCTGGTGATTAG